The proteins below come from a single Juglans regia cultivar Chandler chromosome 12, Walnut 2.0, whole genome shotgun sequence genomic window:
- the LOC109020367 gene encoding 30S ribosomal protein S17, chloroplastic-like → MPLAPSLIQLPPLHSLKLSTPFLHGCTPLKLLSKPTSSLASPAPSHSFLPPIRAMKSMQGKVVCATSDKTVAVEVVRLAPHPKYKRRIRKKKKYQAHDPDNKFKVGDVVQLEKSRPISKTKTFIAVSVPVKNSKKKATEEEVPKELGIPLESQQLQQA, encoded by the coding sequence ATGCCTCTTGCACCCTCACTCATCCAACTCCCTCCCCTACACTCCCTCAAGCTCTCCACTCCGTTCCTCCATGGCTGCACTCCTCTCAAACTTCTTTCCAAACCCACTTCCTCTCTCGCCTCACCGGCCCCATCCCATTCCTTCCTCCCTCCCATCAGAGCCATGAAGTCAATGCAAGGTAAAGTTGTTTGTGCCACAAGCGACAAGACCGTGGCTGTGGAAGTAGTGCGCTTAGCGCCTCACCCCAAGTACAAGAGGCGGatcaggaagaagaagaagtaccAGGCTCATGACCCGGATAACAAGTTCAAGGTTGGCGACGTTGTGCAACTGGAGAAAAGCAGACCCATAAGCAAGACCAAGACTTTTATAGCTGTGTCGGTGCCAGTTAAGAATTCGAAGAAAAAGGCGACCGAAGAAGAAGTGCCAAAGGAGCTTGGGATTCCATTGGAGTCTCAGCAGCTGCAGCAGGCTTAG
- the LOC109020369 gene encoding photosystem I reaction center subunit VI, chloroplastic-like, giving the protein MASLATFAAVQPPTIKGLGGSSLTGTKLSFKPTLQSLRPRRLRAGAVVAKYGDKSVYFDLEDLGNTTGQWDLYGSDAPSPYNSLQSKFFETFAAPFTKRGLLLKFLILEGGSTLAYFSATASGDILPIVKGPQLPPKPGPRGKL; this is encoded by the exons ATGGCTTCTCTTGCGACCTTTGCTGCGGTGCAACCACCCACCATCAAGGGCCTTGGTGGCAGCTCCCTAACCGGAACAAAGCTCTCTTTCAAGCCCACTCTCCAGAGCCTTAGACCCAGACGCTTAAG GGCTGGTGCTGTGGTGGCGAAGTATGGTGACAAGAGTGTTTACTTTGATTTGGAGGACTTGGGGAACACCACTGGGCAGTGGGACTTGTACGGGTCAGATGCGCCTTCACCATATAACTCACTACAG AGCAAATTCTTTGAGACATTTGCAGCTCCATTCACCAAGAGGGGGTTATTGCTCAAATTCTTGATATTGGAAGGTGGTTCCACCCTCGCTTACTTCAGTGCCACTGCTTCGGGTGACATCCTGCCGATCGTGAAGGGCCCACAACTTCCACCAAAGCCTGGCCCACGTGGCAAGCTCTAA